The following proteins are co-located in the Apium graveolens cultivar Ventura chromosome 5, ASM990537v1, whole genome shotgun sequence genome:
- the LOC141660760 gene encoding uncharacterized protein LOC141660760, with translation MIISESFQVAAVIEKLPPAWKMFKNYLKHKRKEMTMENLILRLRIEEVNRGSEKKTNVATEKANMVEHVERSKPKKATYGKGAKLAPKGGISKSKFQGKCYIYDKVDHRSSYCRNPKKGNKKKEANMVDHIFKEMGDIDLCATISEVNLVGSNPPTSIIESEGTVILKMTSGKNLKLKNVLYVPDIHKNLVSRSLLNKHGFRIVIESDKVVLSKSGNEPPTTSKRAHESIMDNNEGEESEDEIVGVVRRIKRQHTEKSYGSDFMTYLLEEGDPKTYKESNHTWELVDLPNGCKPLGSKWVFKKKLKADGTIDKYKARLVIKRYKEQKGLDYFDTYSPVTRITSIRMMFAIAAMQNLVVHQMDVKIAFLNGDIYEEIYMEQPEGFVVPGQERKVCRLVKSLYIKENDNGYVMMILYVDDLLIARRNDKVIKSTKDMLKATFDMKDMGLANVILRIQISRTSEGLALSQPHYVEKILEKYLKDDLEKARTPIDMTLHISKNKGVAVSQLEYSRIIGSLIKKALKSMSGYVFTLAGATISLKSSKQTVITHSMSEAEFVELDKCVEQVENLCQFLEDIPGWPNPVTAIGIH, from the exons ATGATCATTAGTGAATCTTTTCAAGTTGCTGCTGTGATTGAAAAGCTGCCACCTGCGTGGAAAAtgttcaagaactaccttaagcacaagcgaaaggagatgaCCATGGAGAATCTGATCCtcagacttcgtattgaagaagtCAACAGAGGATCTGAGAAAAAGACGAATGTTGctactgagaaggcaaacatggtggagcacgTTGAAAGATCCAAGCCAAAGAAGGCCACTTATGGTAAAGGGGCAAAActggcacccaagggagggatttcgAAATCGAAATTCCAAGGGAAGTGCTACATTTATGATAAAGTGGATCATAGGTCTTCTTATTGCAGGAATCCCAAAAAGggcaacaagaagaaagaagcaaacatggtcgATCACATTTTTAAGGAGATGGGTGACATAGACCTATGTGCTACTATCTCTGAAGTGAACTTGGTCGGCTCTAATCCGC cgACTTCTATCATTGAAAGTGAAGGCAcggtgattctgaagatgacctctgggaagaatctgaaGTTGAAGAATGTATTGTATGTGCCTGATATTCACAAAAACCTTGTGTCTCGTTCTTTattgaataagcatggctttcgtATTGTAATTGAGTCAGATAAAGTTGTTTTGTCTAAAAGTG GAAACGAACCCCCTACAACATCTAAACGAGCTCATGAGTCTATAATGGATAATAATGAGGGTGAAGAAAGTGAGGACGAAAttgtgggggtagtgagaaggatCAAAAGACAACATACGGAGAAATCATATGGGTCTGACTTTATGACATATTTGCTCGAggaaggtgacccaaaaacctatAAGGAATCG aatcatacttgggaattagttgATTTGCCAAACGGCTGTAAGCCgttaggtagcaagtgggttttcaagaagaagttgaaagCTGATGGTACTATCGATAAGTACAAGGCAAGACttgtaattaaaagatacaaGGAACAGAAAGGTCTTGACTACTTTGACACATATTCTCCAGTAACGAGAATAACAtctataaggatgatgtttgctatcgCTGCAATGCAAAATTTAGtagtacatcaaatggatgtgaaaatagctttcctAAATGGAGATATATATGAGGAgatctatatggaacaacctgaaggATTCGTTGTCCCGGGTCAAGAGAGGAAAGTCTGTAGATTAGTGAAGTCGCT TTATATTAAGGAAAATGACAACGGTTATGTCATGATGATATTGTATGTAGACGATCTACTTATTGCCAGAAGAAATGACAAAGTGATTAAATCTACAAAGGACATGCTAAAGGCAACATTtgacatgaaagacatgggactagcaaatgtgaTTCTACGAAtccaaatttctagaacatcagaagGACTCGCACTGAGTCAACCTCATTATGTTGAAAAGATCCTTGAGAAGTATCTTAAGGATGAccttgagaaagctaggacacctatTGATATGACTTTACAtatatccaagaacaaaggtgtagcggTTTCCCagttggaatactcgaggataattggaaGTCTGAT TAAGAAGGCTCTAAAGTCTAtgagtggctatgtgtttacacTAGCTGGCGCGACAATCTCATTGAAATCCTCAAAGCAAACTGTGATAACTCATTCCATGAGTGAAGCTGAGTTCGTGGAACTAGACAAATGTGTCGAACAGGTCGAAAATCTATGCCAATTTTTAGAGGATATTCCAGGATGGCCAAATCCTGTGACTGCAATAGGGATACACTAA